One stretch of Schlesneria sp. DSM 10557 DNA includes these proteins:
- a CDS encoding HNH endonuclease: MVAVLSRQTLVLNRNWQPVGVASVARSLTLVVAERARIVDPANFQLYTWSDWSRLIPHDDELFVQSVAFRIRVPEVITLTEYDRVPVNVVTFSRRNIYKRDRYTCQYCGVKPGSEELTLDHVLPRSRGGTSSWENCVLACLACNNRKADRTPGEAAMPLRKAPARPAWKPLYAQQAVRIENWSKFLSEAYWNVELSE; encoded by the coding sequence GTGGTCGCTGTGTTGAGTCGACAGACGCTGGTGCTGAACCGCAACTGGCAGCCGGTGGGCGTGGCTTCGGTCGCTCGTTCACTGACGCTCGTTGTTGCGGAGCGGGCTCGGATTGTCGACCCGGCCAACTTCCAGCTTTACACCTGGTCTGACTGGTCGCGACTGATTCCGCACGACGATGAATTGTTCGTGCAATCCGTCGCGTTCCGGATTCGTGTTCCCGAGGTGATCACGCTGACGGAATATGACCGCGTTCCCGTGAATGTCGTGACATTCAGTCGACGAAACATTTACAAGCGGGACCGGTATACCTGTCAGTACTGCGGAGTGAAACCGGGGAGTGAAGAACTAACGCTCGATCATGTGTTGCCTCGATCGCGCGGGGGAACCAGTTCCTGGGAGAACTGCGTTCTGGCTTGCCTGGCCTGTAACAACCGGAAGGCGGACCGGACCCCGGGCGAGGCCGCAATGCCCCTGCGGAAAGCGCCGGCCCGGCCGGCCTGGAAGCCGCTGTACGCTCAGCAGGCGGTCCGGATCGAAAACTGGTCTAAGTTCCTCAGCGAAGCCTACTGGAATGTGGAACTCTCCGAATGA
- a CDS encoding DUF1553 domain-containing protein produces the protein MRAWFIVGMITCLSFITAGFAGAASADEAADSRGLAAPLADQEIDFNRDIRPLLSKNCFQCHGFDEQGRQGGLRLDRADGATAVTDSGSRAIVPGKPDESVLLQLLRSTDPQLRMPPESSGKSLSAAQISLLQRWIETGGRYADHWAFIPPARPKVPETASDDWSRNAIDRFVLHRLRQEGLQPTVEADPARLLRRVSLDLVGLPPTSEELDEYLNQAQYDPDAAYEQAVDRLLNSPHFGERMAIDWLDAARYADTNGYFGDRPRQAWPWRDWVIAAFNANLPFDQFTIEQLAGDQLPAATRDQRIATGFHRNSMANNETGITDEEYRVEAVADRVETTASVWLGMTVGCAQCHDHKYDPISQQEYYQLFAYFNNSVEPGLIYADSPPPTIEVPTVEQVDELARRQQRLTELEARFSRLSSNLEEDLNQWQQSALSELSPPVQDTALSYDFDQDQKNALSIGTTIKKQPGIRGEAGQFDATQHVEVPLDFQADAPWTISVWFKSTGSVGCLISKIEPVGRRRGLEVLWQKGHLHLHLVHQWGVDEIVAVTQEKLSQHDWHHAVIQYDGSHQSTGLRLIVDGRPAPLTIRHDQLMGSIECDEPLRIGRRDTGLGFYGLLDQITVVPSLVSEGDAETWYYDERLRGILERPVEKRVAAETNFLKQYYIDHRAAPEIKAAHVDLQRGRESVAELRRQIPTTLVMEDRQEFRPTHVLLRGQYDQPGAEVHAGVPAIFPSVEADAPRNRLTLAKWLVSGRHPLTARVTVNRLWQQLFGEGLVRTVNDFGSQGDLPTHPQLLDSLAVEFVDSGWDIKRMLRLIVTSATYRQSSNGTEELLQRDPENRLLAHGPRFRLPAELLRDQALAAAGLLTRTLGGPSAKPYQPEGLWEEVSYNGDDSYVEETGDNLWRRSLYTYHKRQAPPPAQLIFDAGTREKCQVRRLRTNTPLQALLTLNDPTWIEASRVLAEAATASSRDDQRRLISLFRQVVSRSPDPQEIALLIGLLERQRARFGDDLPAAEQLVRVGTAPGNSQLDAREVAAWTIVVHTLFNLDEVITRR, from the coding sequence ATGCGAGCCTGGTTCATTGTCGGGATGATTACTTGTTTGAGTTTCATCACAGCCGGGTTCGCTGGGGCAGCGTCGGCCGACGAAGCAGCAGACTCAAGGGGTCTCGCTGCCCCGCTCGCAGATCAGGAAATCGACTTTAACCGGGATATCCGCCCGCTCCTCTCGAAGAACTGCTTTCAATGTCATGGATTTGATGAGCAGGGACGGCAGGGGGGCTTGCGACTGGATCGAGCCGACGGAGCGACGGCCGTTACCGATTCCGGGTCCCGGGCGATCGTGCCGGGGAAGCCCGACGAGAGTGTGCTGCTGCAACTGCTGCGGAGCACGGATCCGCAGCTACGGATGCCACCCGAGTCGAGCGGAAAGAGTCTCTCTGCTGCACAGATTTCCCTGCTGCAGCGCTGGATCGAAACCGGGGGACGCTATGCCGATCACTGGGCGTTTATCCCCCCTGCCCGGCCGAAGGTGCCTGAGACGGCGTCTGACGACTGGTCGCGGAACGCCATCGATCGATTCGTGCTTCACAGGTTGCGGCAGGAAGGGTTGCAGCCGACCGTGGAGGCAGACCCGGCCCGCCTGTTGCGGCGGGTTTCTCTCGATCTGGTGGGACTTCCGCCAACCTCCGAAGAATTGGACGAGTATCTGAATCAGGCTCAGTACGATCCCGATGCCGCTTATGAGCAAGCGGTCGATCGCTTGTTGAATTCACCTCATTTCGGGGAACGAATGGCGATCGACTGGCTGGATGCGGCGCGGTACGCGGACACGAACGGCTACTTCGGCGATCGACCACGGCAGGCCTGGCCGTGGCGGGACTGGGTGATTGCCGCATTCAACGCGAACCTTCCCTTTGATCAATTCACGATCGAGCAACTCGCGGGAGACCAGTTGCCCGCAGCCACGCGCGATCAGCGCATCGCGACGGGATTCCACCGCAACTCGATGGCAAACAACGAAACCGGTATCACGGATGAGGAATACCGTGTTGAAGCCGTAGCGGATCGCGTCGAGACCACGGCGAGTGTCTGGCTGGGAATGACAGTTGGGTGTGCCCAGTGCCACGATCATAAGTACGACCCGATCTCGCAGCAGGAGTATTATCAGCTCTTCGCCTACTTCAATAATTCGGTCGAGCCGGGACTGATCTATGCTGATTCTCCCCCACCGACGATCGAGGTCCCCACGGTCGAACAGGTCGACGAACTGGCGCGGCGGCAGCAGCGACTGACCGAACTGGAAGCGAGGTTCTCGAGGCTCTCCAGCAATCTGGAGGAGGATCTGAACCAGTGGCAGCAGTCGGCATTGAGCGAGCTGAGTCCGCCGGTTCAAGATACGGCGCTATCCTACGACTTTGATCAGGACCAGAAGAATGCGCTCTCGATCGGCACAACAATCAAAAAGCAGCCGGGAATTCGAGGCGAAGCGGGCCAGTTTGACGCCACGCAGCATGTCGAGGTGCCGCTCGACTTTCAGGCCGACGCCCCGTGGACGATCTCTGTCTGGTTTAAGTCGACCGGCTCGGTCGGCTGCCTGATTTCGAAGATTGAGCCGGTCGGGCGACGTCGGGGGCTGGAGGTGCTCTGGCAGAAGGGACACCTGCATCTCCACCTGGTCCATCAATGGGGCGTCGATGAGATTGTGGCGGTCACGCAAGAGAAGCTCTCGCAACACGACTGGCACCACGCCGTGATCCAGTACGACGGATCTCATCAGTCGACGGGGCTGCGGCTGATCGTCGACGGCCGCCCCGCTCCGTTGACCATTCGACACGATCAACTGATGGGCAGTATCGAGTGCGACGAACCGCTGAGGATCGGGCGGCGCGATACGGGACTGGGTTTCTACGGGTTACTTGATCAGATCACCGTCGTCCCGTCGCTCGTCAGCGAAGGGGACGCGGAGACGTGGTACTACGACGAACGACTGCGAGGCATTCTCGAACGCCCTGTCGAGAAACGGGTCGCCGCAGAGACGAACTTTCTCAAGCAGTACTACATCGATCATCGAGCCGCCCCGGAAATCAAGGCGGCCCATGTTGACTTGCAGCGGGGGCGGGAGAGTGTTGCCGAGCTGCGTCGTCAGATTCCGACAACGCTGGTGATGGAGGACCGCCAGGAATTCCGCCCGACTCACGTCCTGCTGCGAGGCCAATACGATCAGCCGGGAGCGGAAGTGCATGCGGGAGTTCCTGCGATCTTTCCCTCGGTCGAGGCGGACGCACCACGAAATCGGCTGACGCTGGCGAAGTGGCTCGTCTCGGGACGGCATCCGCTGACGGCGCGCGTCACGGTGAATCGGCTGTGGCAGCAATTGTTCGGTGAGGGACTGGTGCGGACCGTGAATGATTTCGGCTCACAGGGAGATCTACCGACTCACCCCCAACTGCTGGACTCTCTGGCAGTGGAGTTCGTCGACAGCGGCTGGGACATCAAGCGGATGTTGCGGTTGATCGTGACCAGCGCCACGTATCGGCAGTCGTCGAACGGGACTGAGGAACTGCTGCAGCGTGATCCGGAGAATCGACTGCTGGCGCATGGCCCCCGGTTTCGTCTCCCTGCGGAACTGCTCCGTGATCAGGCTCTGGCAGCCGCAGGACTGCTGACGCGAACGCTGGGTGGCCCCAGCGCTAAGCCGTACCAACCGGAAGGACTGTGGGAGGAAGTCTCTTACAACGGAGACGATTCGTATGTCGAAGAGACCGGCGACAACTTGTGGCGGCGCAGTCTTTATACCTACCACAAACGACAGGCACCGCCCCCGGCGCAGTTAATCTTTGATGCGGGGACGCGGGAGAAGTGTCAGGTGCGACGATTGAGGACCAACACACCGCTGCAGGCGCTGCTCACGCTCAACGATCCGACCTGGATTGAGGCTTCACGGGTGCTGGCGGAAGCGGCGACGGCCAGTTCGCGTGATGACCAGCGACGGCTGATCTCCCTTTTCCGTCAGGTCGTCTCCCGAAGCCCGGATCCTCAAGAGATCGCTCTCCTGATCGGCCTGTTAGAACGACAGCGTGCTCGCTTCGGAGATGATCTGCCAGCCGCGGAGCAGCTCGTTCGCGTCGGCACGGCGCCCGGAAATTCCCAGCTTGATGCCCGGGAAGTGGCGGCCTGGACGATCGTGGTACACACACTTTTCAATCTCGATGAAGTGATCACACGCCGATGA
- a CDS encoding DUF1501 domain-containing protein has protein sequence MNRLDEFLPRRELLRRACLGACGVNLGGMALASLLGNEARVVTERQSGPHPVAKAKHIIYLFMHGGPSQLDLFDHKPDLKQLHGQELPASVRGTQRLTGMTSGQASFPVTSSLFSFERQGQCGMWVSDALPRTAQIVDELCFIRSMHTEAINHDPAVTLLQTGHQQPGRPSFGSWLSYGLGSENQNLPAFMVLLSRGSAARPADPLYARLWGSGFLPSNHQGVALRSSRDPVLYLSNPPGVDQEVRQDQLETLAALNRQANRAAVDPEIETRISQYEMAFRMQSSVPDLIDLKGESQEVLKAYGQQVQQPGSFAANCLLARRMVERGVRFIQLYHRGWDQHYNLPSDLRLQAGDVDQPCAALIQDLKQRGLLDETLVVWGGEFGRTIYSQGTPEATNYGRDHHGRCFTMWLAGAGIKPGTIYGATDDFSYNVVDRPVHVHDLNATLLHLLGIDHQRLTFHNQGRDYRLTDVSGEVVSGILA, from the coding sequence ATGAACAGACTCGATGAATTCCTGCCACGTCGCGAGCTTCTCAGACGCGCCTGTCTCGGGGCGTGCGGGGTCAACCTGGGTGGAATGGCCCTCGCGTCTCTGTTGGGCAATGAAGCACGGGTGGTCACGGAACGGCAGTCAGGCCCGCACCCGGTCGCGAAAGCCAAACACATCATCTATCTGTTCATGCATGGAGGGCCATCGCAACTGGACCTGTTTGATCACAAGCCGGATCTGAAACAACTGCATGGGCAGGAGCTTCCGGCGTCGGTGCGGGGAACTCAGCGACTGACGGGGATGACCAGCGGTCAGGCGTCGTTTCCTGTGACATCCTCGCTCTTCTCGTTTGAGCGTCAGGGTCAATGCGGAATGTGGGTCAGTGATGCCCTGCCCCGCACGGCCCAAATCGTCGACGAGCTTTGCTTTATCCGGTCCATGCATACCGAGGCGATTAATCACGATCCGGCAGTGACGTTACTTCAGACGGGGCATCAGCAACCGGGCCGCCCCAGTTTTGGTTCCTGGTTAAGCTACGGGCTGGGAAGTGAGAATCAGAATCTCCCTGCGTTCATGGTGCTGCTTTCACGCGGGAGCGCCGCACGTCCAGCAGACCCGCTCTATGCCCGGCTCTGGGGATCCGGCTTCCTTCCCTCCAATCATCAAGGGGTCGCCCTGCGGAGTTCCCGCGATCCGGTGCTGTACCTGTCCAACCCGCCGGGAGTCGATCAGGAGGTTCGGCAAGATCAGTTGGAAACGCTGGCAGCACTGAATCGGCAGGCAAACCGGGCCGCCGTCGATCCCGAGATTGAGACACGCATCTCACAGTACGAGATGGCGTTTCGGATGCAGTCTTCTGTCCCCGATCTGATTGACCTCAAAGGGGAATCTCAGGAGGTGCTGAAGGCGTATGGGCAGCAAGTTCAACAGCCCGGCTCGTTCGCCGCGAACTGCCTGCTGGCCCGGCGCATGGTGGAACGGGGAGTTCGATTTATCCAGCTCTACCATCGAGGCTGGGACCAGCATTACAACCTTCCGAGCGATCTGCGGCTGCAGGCAGGGGATGTCGATCAGCCGTGTGCCGCCTTGATTCAGGACTTGAAGCAGCGCGGCTTGCTCGACGAGACACTGGTCGTGTGGGGGGGCGAGTTCGGCAGAACGATCTACTCACAAGGAACTCCGGAAGCGACGAATTACGGCCGCGATCACCATGGGCGCTGCTTTACCATGTGGCTGGCGGGTGCGGGGATCAAGCCGGGGACCATCTACGGGGCAACCGATGACTTCAGTTACAACGTCGTCGATCGCCCGGTCCACGTGCATGACCTGAACGCGACCCTGCTGCATCTGCTGGGGATCGATCACCAGCGACTGACATTTCACAATCAGGGTCGAGATTATCGCTTGACCGATGTCAGTGGCGAAGTGGTGTCGGGGATCCTTGCCTAG
- a CDS encoding GNAT family N-acetyltransferase yields MKTPVRIRNYRPEDVEGIYSAVMASRRELSQWMPWCHETYSRQDTSGWVSSRPSAWERNEEWSFLIIDGDDTVVGGCGLHRLDLKNRVAELGYWVRTPSTRQGVATEATRRLCQWAFQDGGLERIEILASVDNRASQRVAEKAGGVREGVLRRRIRLGGRSHDCILYSILKEDLRH; encoded by the coding sequence ATGAAGACGCCGGTCCGGATTCGAAACTATCGGCCCGAGGATGTGGAAGGAATCTACTCGGCCGTGATGGCGTCGCGGCGCGAGCTGTCTCAGTGGATGCCCTGGTGCCATGAGACATATTCCCGTCAGGATACCAGCGGGTGGGTTTCGAGCCGTCCGTCCGCCTGGGAACGGAATGAAGAATGGAGTTTTCTGATCATTGACGGGGATGACACGGTCGTGGGGGGCTGCGGCCTGCATCGTCTGGACCTGAAGAATAGAGTTGCTGAACTGGGCTATTGGGTCAGGACGCCATCGACTCGTCAAGGCGTTGCCACGGAAGCAACAAGACGACTTTGCCAATGGGCATTTCAAGACGGGGGTCTTGAGCGAATCGAGATACTCGCGTCTGTCGACAATCGTGCCAGTCAGCGTGTCGCGGAGAAAGCGGGAGGGGTTCGCGAAGGAGTGCTCAGGCGACGCATCCGACTGGGGGGACGATCGCACGACTGCATTTTGTATTCGATTCTGAAAGAGGATCTACGACACTGA
- a CDS encoding carboxypeptidase regulatory-like domain-containing protein: MKFLRMTNSVRVMALLVTGFVVTGCGKSGPSLTDVKGSIKLDGKPLAGAQVTFHPVSGSRPSYGITDASGNYSLKFTQNRSGSLEGEHLVRISTWSPPVDDGKTTSPGSDEKVPAAYNDKAEETAVMKKTVKGKVAVVDFELDSKVGPLPKRPTLRAAKSHTVTRRM, encoded by the coding sequence ATGAAGTTTTTGCGAATGACGAATTCTGTACGAGTGATGGCTCTTCTCGTGACCGGTTTTGTGGTCACCGGGTGCGGGAAAAGCGGTCCCTCTCTCACGGATGTGAAGGGGTCCATCAAACTCGACGGCAAGCCGCTTGCGGGTGCACAGGTCACGTTCCACCCTGTTTCCGGCAGCCGTCCGTCCTATGGCATCACGGATGCGAGCGGGAATTACAGTCTCAAGTTTACCCAGAATCGTTCCGGAAGTCTGGAGGGTGAGCACCTGGTTCGGATCTCAACATGGTCGCCACCGGTCGATGACGGAAAGACCACCAGCCCGGGCAGCGATGAGAAAGTTCCTGCGGCTTACAACGACAAGGCAGAAGAGACTGCTGTCATGAAGAAGACCGTGAAAGGGAAGGTGGCTGTGGTCGACTTTGAACTCGATTCCAAGGTCGGTCCCCTCCCCAAGCGGCCCACGCTGAGGGCTGCCAAATCCCATACCGTCACCCGTCGGATGTAG
- a CDS encoding slipin family protein, protein MFPFKRYQIRSYEVGLLFREEEFQGLLKAGTHTFFDPLGKVSVDVVSQREPRLDHEKLDLMIRSGALASQAIVLDLKDNERALVWIENRFSHILPPGQYAFWTTQKQVRVQIVDTRTVRFEHDQFKTIVHSKLAPLTLNVTTVRRDQVGVLFIDGRYVDSLPPGEYAFWKDAAEAKVVEVDMRETIVDVGGQEIMTADKVTLRLNAVVTYKVVDARKTVSQTDDVRQALYRDTQLVLRSVVGARELDAFLTDKDAVAKEIEDSVRRRATELGLELASVGIRDVILPGDMKELMNKVTEAHKAAEANLISRREETAAIRSQANTAKLLADNPTLMRLRELEVLEKIAASGKLNIIVGDKGLSDKVINLL, encoded by the coding sequence GTGTTTCCGTTTAAGCGTTATCAGATTCGTTCCTATGAGGTAGGCCTGCTGTTCCGTGAGGAAGAGTTCCAGGGATTGCTCAAGGCGGGTACTCACACCTTCTTTGACCCACTGGGAAAGGTCTCCGTGGATGTTGTCTCACAGCGTGAGCCTCGTCTGGACCATGAAAAGCTGGACCTGATGATCCGATCCGGTGCACTGGCAAGTCAGGCGATCGTGCTCGACCTGAAGGACAACGAACGGGCACTTGTCTGGATCGAGAACCGGTTCAGTCACATCCTGCCGCCGGGACAGTACGCCTTCTGGACGACACAGAAGCAGGTCCGTGTGCAAATCGTCGATACGCGGACGGTTCGTTTCGAGCACGACCAGTTTAAGACGATCGTCCATTCCAAACTGGCTCCTCTCACCCTGAATGTCACGACCGTGCGACGTGACCAGGTGGGGGTCCTGTTTATCGACGGTCGGTATGTCGATTCATTGCCACCTGGGGAATACGCCTTCTGGAAGGATGCGGCGGAAGCCAAGGTCGTGGAAGTCGACATGCGTGAAACGATCGTTGATGTGGGTGGTCAGGAAATTATGACGGCCGACAAGGTCACTTTGCGGTTGAACGCCGTGGTGACTTACAAGGTCGTCGACGCACGGAAGACGGTGAGTCAGACGGACGATGTTCGGCAGGCGCTTTACCGAGACACCCAGCTTGTGTTGCGGAGTGTCGTGGGAGCCCGCGAACTTGACGCTTTCCTGACGGACAAGGATGCCGTCGCGAAGGAGATCGAGGACAGCGTTCGACGTCGTGCCACGGAACTGGGTCTGGAGCTTGCGTCTGTGGGGATCCGCGACGTCATCCTGCCTGGTGACATGAAGGAACTGATGAACAAGGTGACCGAAGCGCATAAGGCGGCCGAGGCCAACCTGATCTCCCGACGTGAAGAGACGGCGGCGATCCGTAGTCAGGCCAACACAGCGAAGTTGCTGGCGGACAACCCGACGCTCATGCGACTGCGTGAGCTCGAAGTCCTGGAAAAGATCGCGGCCTCTGGAAAGCTCAATATCATCGTGGGTGATAAAGGGCTGTCAGATAAAGTGATCAATCTGTTGTAA
- a CDS encoding DUF1559 domain-containing protein: MPNHSGRRRRINYGFTLIELLVVIAIIAILISLLLPAVQQAREAAHRTQCKSNLKQIGLALHNYHDVYNAFPPGNMDYSANWNNKVPFVDPGPQWGWPTFILPQLEQGPLFNQLSPNTIRLSEYGSPAYENLRPLTRTVLKVFRCPSDTGSKNTLQGTPDDRHFQGTNWPAEYTATSNYVGIHGNRQSRAWNWWLSTGDRVEEGAFMNNEGTRMSDFPDGLSNTFLVGERSWLCNAGSWVGNRNPPGTGMWGQYYTLARVGDATTCGAGATGNAAPLNAPWTTVAQRQNNCSQGLGSQHTGGAHFLFGDGTVRFISDNIEFNSGDVCGRIWKNLGVYNKLGIRDDRQSVGEF, from the coding sequence GTGCCAAATCATTCAGGTCGCAGACGTCGAATCAATTATGGATTTACACTTATTGAATTGCTGGTGGTGATTGCGATTATTGCCATCCTGATCTCGCTGCTTTTACCCGCCGTACAACAAGCGAGAGAAGCCGCCCATCGAACGCAATGTAAGAGTAATCTCAAACAGATCGGACTCGCGCTCCATAACTACCACGATGTTTATAATGCATTCCCGCCGGGGAATATGGATTACTCGGCGAACTGGAATAACAAAGTCCCCTTCGTCGACCCTGGACCTCAATGGGGGTGGCCGACGTTCATTCTGCCGCAACTTGAGCAGGGGCCGCTGTTCAATCAGCTTAGTCCGAACACGATTCGACTGAGCGAGTATGGATCTCCGGCCTATGAAAACTTGCGTCCACTCACGCGAACGGTACTGAAAGTCTTCCGCTGCCCGTCTGACACAGGATCGAAGAACACCCTGCAGGGGACTCCGGACGACCGCCACTTCCAGGGAACAAACTGGCCCGCCGAATACACAGCGACATCGAACTATGTTGGGATCCACGGGAACCGGCAGTCGCGTGCCTGGAACTGGTGGCTCAGCACGGGAGATCGCGTCGAGGAAGGGGCCTTCATGAATAATGAAGGGACCCGGATGTCGGACTTCCCCGATGGACTGAGTAATACCTTCCTCGTGGGAGAGCGGTCCTGGCTGTGCAATGCGGGGTCGTGGGTCGGAAATCGCAATCCACCGGGAACGGGGATGTGGGGACAGTACTATACGCTCGCCCGCGTCGGTGATGCGACCACCTGTGGGGCTGGAGCGACCGGTAACGCCGCTCCACTGAACGCACCCTGGACCACTGTCGCACAGCGCCAGAACAACTGCTCGCAAGGGTTGGGAAGTCAGCACACAGGGGGAGCTCATTTCCTGTTCGGCGACGGCACCGTCCGATTCATCAGCGACAATATTGAATTCAACAGTGGTGACGTCTGCGGACGAATCTGGAAGAACCTCGGTGTCTACAACAAGCTCGGTATCCGTGACGACCGCCAGTCCGTGGGCGAGTTCTGA